The genomic interval CCTTCGTCACGGTAAAAAACAGCGCTGCCACAGCAATTGCAATGGCTATGAGTGCAGAGATTGCCAGCCGGACGGCGTGTCTTTTATTTAAATTTTTTACTTCTTCAAACATGATTTATTCTTCACTTACAACGTAACACTTTAGTCTTTTGAAACTGGAAATTGTCATTTGTAGTGCGACGAGGTTCGTCGCACTACATGGTAGAGACAGGTTTCAAACCTGTCTCTACTTAGATATCTCAAGTGAGGAACGAGCCGCAACCACTGGAATCAAAATCAATGCGAATATATTTTTTCCGCCAAAACGATGGATATGTCACGGTTTAATGACGTTCTTATCATTCTTGCCCTGAGGGTACAGACATTATCTTTCAGCGTAAAGTGGAATGGTATCATTCGCTTCTCCTTATAGTGCAGCGCTGTTTTCAATTCTACAAACAGGCTTGTCTCTCTGTAGCCTGCAACATGCCCCGTTTTATTTAACAACTCTATTGTCACGAGCACTTCCCGGTATCCGTAGTCACCCGTTGGTACACTATGCGGGATGCCGGTATTGGTTATTTCAAGTGCGCCTTCAATAGCATCTTCTGTTTGAACTATTTTAGTAAAGCAAAGGGACAACATATGCTCGTCAACGGGAATTAACTCCTGAAAAGAAAAAAGATGCTGCTTGCCTTCCCGCTTTGGATATATCTTTTGCCAGGGTTCATCCTGAATAAGTTTTCGGACTATTTCCGGCATATGGCAGTCCTGGCAGGTCTTTTTATCTTCGGCGTCTTTTATTTCTTTCCAGACGTTATACGTGCCGGCGTGGCATTTTCCGCAAAGTTCACTGCTCTTGTAAAACATATTCATCCCGGTAACCGGATGTGGGGCGCGGGCAGGGGTTGGTCCGGCGAGTGTGCAGTCATTTAAATGGCAGGCATTGCAATTGACCCCCTCTTCAACATGTATATTCCGAGGGACGATGCTTGCATCGGTAAAAATGGTTTCCGGTACGTGGCATCCAAGGCAAAAAGTGAATGAATAATCAAATGCTTGTTCCCTGAAGGCATTGCTGGTATAACTTCCGGCATGGGGAGAATCTTTCCATTCATGGTAAATATCAATATGGCAATCGCCGCATTTTCCCGCTTCAGGTGACTTCATGCCTGTTTCCACCAGCTCAGGGTAAATAATGCAGCCGCTGATAATGAAGGCCATCGGAAAGAAAAAGATAACTATGAAAAAGGGGAACAGACGTCTGCCCATTGATGCATTTTCAGGATTGCTTTGTATCATGCCTTCGTTTTCCTCTGAAAATGAATGGAAGGAAGATAAAGAACAAGGCGCTTGCCACAAGAATAAAAATAAAGACAAATTCGTTGTGGATACATTTTTTGAGCAAATAGACGGGAATGAAAAACCACGGAATATGTTCCGGTTTGTTTACAGGGTTAAACGGGAGCGGGAAAAATAAAACGGCAAGGAGGTCAAGCACCACAAGAAAGCAACCAACGATAATGTACCGGAACATTTCGTTCGGGAAAAAGGGTTCCAGCATATCCGGACGTTTGTTTTTCGTGTAATCTTTCATAAGATATGAAGTGTGTATTCCTCTTCTAATGTCTCTTTAGTCAATACCTTTTTTCTTCGGAAAAGACGCAGATAGCCATTGCACAAGTCATTGCGTTGATGAATTGTAATTACTAAGCAAAACAATATATGCCAAGCATTTTTAATGCGAATGTTTGTAACACTTTAGTCTTTTGAAAATTGATACACATATTTTAGCTTAATATGGGTGGCACGGACAAGCAGTGCTTGTCCGTGGTCGTGTGCAAATGGGGCTACGTCTAATTTCCACACGGACAAACGGAGTTTGTCCGTGCCACCCAAAACTAAACTGCAACATATTTTCAAAAAGCTAAATTGTTACGAATGTTTTGAGTTAAACAACCACATGGCAATGGTTAAAATAAAGAACGCAAACGATTTTGACAGAGATTTTTGCGCCTATGTGTAATATTTACAATGCCATGCCGGGTATAGTCAAAACATAGAGACTATTTTGCGCTTATTTCCAAAGTGGTGGTGTAGACGTAATCATCCGTCTCACTGCCTTTACCATCAGCATCAACGCCTGCCGCGTAAAATGTTATTGGCTCCGTAGCGTCGGTAGGAGCCGTCCACTTCACCTTCCAGTTCTTTTTCTTTGTTCCCTTATACGTATGTTCTATATATTTATCCTTGTCAGCTTTATCAAGTCCCCGATAATCATCCGCAGGAATAACCTGTGTGGTATTCCCGATTTTTTTAAATTTTCCCACTCTGTTTCCGCTTGCATCAACCGCAGTCATTTCAAACCCACGTTTTTTTCCACTGGAGTTGCTAAATGCTACCTTTAATTTGATAGTTTTTCCAGGGGTATACTCATAGGGACCGGAAATAGAAAATTCAGCATCCCCGGAATCGTTGGTGTATGTATCATGGCAACCACTTGCATTACAGGTGCCGGAATCATCAGGAGCTCCGGTACGGTAAGCATCAGGACCGCTTGCCGATGCAAATACTGCACTTGAAAACATACTGCATAACGATACACTCAACGCCAAACAAGAAAGAGAATTCTTTACTATTTTCACATTACAACTCCTTACAATAAATGTTTTTATTCATACAGATACTATTTCTTTTTTAAGGTAATTTCCAATGGTGTTACATCTGTTTGATTCATTTGATAGGATTGATTGTAAGCATCGTAACCTTTCTTATACACTTTCATGGAATACGCACCTGCCTTCACTTTTTCAAGAATAAATTCACCGCCTTCGTCTGTTTTCGTTTGATATTTGATCTTACCATTTTTACTGAGGCGTACTTTAGCGCCGGCAACGGGTTCTCCGGCTACATCAATCGTATCCGATAAATACTCCCGGGCATTATATTCAACAATCCAATCCTTTATTGTGTTATATTCACTATTGCTGTTGAGGTTCGGCCACATAGTACCCTCGCTGGAATTTTTATCAAGTTTTCTCAATAAGAGAGAATCCTCACTTCCCGGAGTAACCAATCTTGGATCCGTTACTTCAGCATATGTCGTCAAGGGTATGCTACTTTCAGAGCCACCCTCTTTGTGGCACGAAATACATTTGGCGTCGAGAATCGACTTTACACTGCTCTCATAACTTATCTCCGAAGAATTACCTCCGTTATCATTACTGGTTACCATACCAGCAAGATCGAGGTCATTTGTATTTATAAATACTCTGCCCTCTGCTTCGGTAGTATGACAACCATCCGCATTACAACCACCATTTTCTGCGCCGGTCGGCATCGATACCGTACGGCCACGATAAGATACAGATATGGTAAACGGTGCTGTTAAATCCTTCTCTGAGTAAAAATTTCCTAACTGATCTGATCGCAAGCGTACTTTTTGGCCATTAGCGTCTGTTATTTTTATTTTTGCACTCTTTCTCGCATTTGAACCTTCAGCATCATCATAAATCCCCCTTTCCGGAAAGATTTCAACAAAATCCTTATTTTAAGCGGGTTTCCACAAATTCAAAATAATATGTAGTCGCAGAATAAATGGCCTATTTATTAATACAAATCCTTTATAACCCTATAAATACTGACTTGACAAAATATTTTATTAATGATAGTGTAGTCAAAGAATATTGGGACTACATTATGCACCTTACTTATAGCGATTCTAAATACAAAGGGAAAACCTATAAATCTTACTCTATTGCCGAATCCTACAGGGATGGCAAAAAGGTCAGAAAAAGAATACTTTGGCCCATCGGGAAACTTTCCGATATTCAAGCCGAGCAAATCAAACTGATATGTAAAACAGTTGAAAACACAGATCAATTGCAGACTCAGCTCAAAGACGTTGCAGTCCTGGAAAGCAGGGCATATCTCGATATAGCCGTTGTTAATGAGTTGTGGAACCAGTGGCAGCTTGATCAGGCTTTTGACTACGATGTCACTGCAGGCGCCCTTCCTACCAATATGATTGCAAAGATACTGACTATTAACAGGTGCACCGATCCGTGTTCTCATTATTCCATTCCTCATTGGGCGAAAAAGAGCGCGCTGGAGGACATTCTTAAAATTGATCTTTCAGGCCTAAATGACGATAAAATCTATTATGAATTAGATAAAATACACAAAAACAAAATATCTATAGAGAACCACCTTTTTAACCAAACCTTCTGGAAACGTCCGGAATCCTATAAATTTATCAACTACGACCTAACTACTTCCTACTTTGTGGGATATAACTGTGATCTATCGGCATTTGGCAAGGGCAAAATAGAGTGTCATGGCAGGCGGCAGGTCTTACTGGGTGTTCTTATCAACTCTGAGGGATATCCTTTCAAATGGGATGTATTCCCCGGGAACACCGCTGAGGTAAAAACCCTCAAACAGAATATCAATGCCTGTAAAACCAGATTCAAATTGACTGATAAAAACGTCACCCTTGTATTTGACAGAGGCATAATCTCTGAGGACAATGCCAATTTGATAGAAGAAGCCAAACTCAAATACATCTCGGCATTGGATAGAAATCAGATACCCTCTTGCGGTGTCAGTTTAAAGTCTCTTAATGGGTTATCCATAGAAGATAAGGACGCCTCCGATATACCTATCCCGCAAGGGTTTTTAAACTATGATGATGAATTATACTACCATGACAATGGCGTCATAGGAAACAAGCGTTTTATTACCGGTTTTAATCCCACTTTATTTATAGAAGACCGCAATAATAGAGACGAGAAAATAACCTTTTTTAAGGATTATCTCAAAGAAGAGAATAAAAACCTTAAAAATGCCCAAAGAGACCGGCAATATGACGCAACAAAGAGCCGCATTGTAGATGAGCTGAAAAGGTTAAAGATTCATAAATATTTCGAAGACCCTGTTCTGACGTCCATCACCGTTACCCATAGACTGAAAAACGGGCAGGTCAAATCCGTCAAAAGTTTCAAAATAGAAATCAAGCTGTTAACTGATGTTATAGCCGCAGATAGATTGTTGGATGGCGTATGTGTTTTTATCACTAACCATACAGAACGGGAAGATGGAGGTGCGTTTAAAGCAAAACCCCAATCTATAGTTAGAGCCTATCGGGACAAGACAAAAATAGAAGATGTCTTTAAAAATGTAAAATCGTTCTTAAAAATCAGGCCCTTCTTTGTCAATACCGAGGCACATGTTAAAGCCGTCTATACTATCTGCATCCTGGCATATTTTATAAACCGTTATCTATCAAACCAACGAAAGGCAATAGGAGAAAAAGATTTTTTAAACTCAAAGGAACTCTATGCGCCGTTCAAAGATATAGATATCGCCACTCTTGAGGCTAAAAATACCGGTGAAACCTTAAAGAAAGCCGTGAAACTTCCCGCCGTCACACAAATGCTATTGGAAAAACTTGGAATGTCCAATGTTGTTTTCGGCCAGTAATTAAAAGACTTCCAAAAGACATGTAGTCGCAGAATCAATGTTTATAAGTGTTTGCCAAATTTGACTTTAGTAATTTCTTTCCGGAACATGGGATAAATCGTTCCCCCAATAGAAAACGTATGTTCTCTGCCTCCTGTGTGGCAACCGCTCGTCAAACAATTCCTTCCTGCGTTGTGAGAATCCTCGTCTTCACCATCATCATCATCATCTTCTTCCTCCCCATCTTCGTCTTCATCATTATTTATTTTATGATCAGCATCATTGCCCTTTTGTAATAAATAGACCCCGGTATTTTTATTCAAAACACCTGCAAATGACATTGAAATCACATATATTTGAAAAACAATTATTGCCAAA from Candidatus Kuenenia stuttgartiensis carries:
- a CDS encoding cytochrome c3 family protein; the encoded protein is MKSPEAGKCGDCHIDIYHEWKDSPHAGSYTSNAFREQAFDYSFTFCLGCHVPETIFTDASIVPRNIHVEEGVNCNACHLNDCTLAGPTPARAPHPVTGMNMFYKSSELCGKCHAGTYNVWKEIKDAEDKKTCQDCHMPEIVRKLIQDEPWQKIYPKREGKQHLFSFQELIPVDEHMLSLCFTKIVQTEDAIEGALEITNTGIPHSVPTGDYGYREVLVTIELLNKTGHVAGYRETSLFVELKTALHYKEKRMIPFHFTLKDNVCTLRARMIRTSLNRDISIVLAEKIYSH
- a CDS encoding Reeler domain-containing protein, translating into MKIVKNSLSCLALSVSLCSMFSSAVFASASGPDAYRTGAPDDSGTCNASGCHDTYTNDSGDAEFSISGPYEYTPGKTIKLKVAFSNSSGKKRGFEMTAVDASGNRVGKFKKIGNTTQVIPADDYRGLDKADKDKYIEHTYKGTKKKNWKVKWTAPTDATEPITFYAAGVDADGKGSETDDYVYTTTLEISAK
- a CDS encoding carboxypeptidase-like regulatory domain-containing protein, producing MRSDQLGNFYSEKDLTAPFTISVSYRGRTVSMPTGAENGGCNADGCHTTEAEGRVFINTNDLDLAGMVTSNDNGGNSSEISYESSVKSILDAKCISCHKEGGSESSIPLTTYAEVTDPRLVTPGSEDSLLLRKLDKNSSEGTMWPNLNSNSEYNTIKDWIVEYNAREYLSDTIDVAGEPVAGAKVRLSKNGKIKYQTKTDEGGEFILEKVKAGAYSMKVYKKGYDAYNQSYQMNQTDVTPLEITLKKK
- a CDS encoding IS1634 family transposase, producing MAYLLIQILYNPINTDLTKYFINDSVVKEYWDYIMHLTYSDSKYKGKTYKSYSIAESYRDGKKVRKRILWPIGKLSDIQAEQIKLICKTVENTDQLQTQLKDVAVLESRAYLDIAVVNELWNQWQLDQAFDYDVTAGALPTNMIAKILTINRCTDPCSHYSIPHWAKKSALEDILKIDLSGLNDDKIYYELDKIHKNKISIENHLFNQTFWKRPESYKFINYDLTTSYFVGYNCDLSAFGKGKIECHGRRQVLLGVLINSEGYPFKWDVFPGNTAEVKTLKQNINACKTRFKLTDKNVTLVFDRGIISEDNANLIEEAKLKYISALDRNQIPSCGVSLKSLNGLSIEDKDASDIPIPQGFLNYDDELYYHDNGVIGNKRFITGFNPTLFIEDRNNRDEKITFFKDYLKEENKNLKNAQRDRQYDATKSRIVDELKRLKIHKYFEDPVLTSITVTHRLKNGQVKSVKSFKIEIKLLTDVIAADRLLDGVCVFITNHTEREDGGAFKAKPQSIVRAYRDKTKIEDVFKNVKSFLKIRPFFVNTEAHVKAVYTICILAYFINRYLSNQRKAIGEKDFLNSKELYAPFKDIDIATLEAKNTGETLKKAVKLPAVTQMLLEKLGMSNVVFGQ